A genomic stretch from Heptranchias perlo isolate sHepPer1 chromosome 28, sHepPer1.hap1, whole genome shotgun sequence includes:
- the LOC137344854 gene encoding B-cell CLL/lymphoma 7 protein family member B-like isoform X1: MSGRSVRAETRSRAKDDIKKVMAAIEKVRKWEKKWVTVGDTSLRIFKWVPVTDPKQDIRAPRMAQLDKSKSKNSLESKGTKGDKGFPLLPVSDNSSSPILLELNDETSNQSSLSDAYQVKVDSSTNSSPSPEQSEPVSPALLSDFKADDSQPPMLGQESMEEPSLPSSEVGDDPPMLTKEELVPLQPQVVEEEDDEYSGAPPLKRVCTGQNAVTQPVTES, encoded by the exons ATGTCGGGCCGGTCGGTTAGGGCGGAGACACGCAGCCGAGCCAAAGATGACATCAAAAAGGTTATGGCAGCTATCGAGAAGGTCCGAAAATG GGAGAAGAAGTGGGTGACGGTGGGCGACACATCACTGCGGATATTTAAATGGGTGCCAGTGACTGACCCCAAACAG GACATCCGAGCTCCCcgaatggctcagttg GACAAATCAAAATCGAAGAACAGTCTTGAATCAAAAGGTACAAAGGGAGACAAAGGCTTCCCACTGCTGCCTGTGTCTGACAACAGCTCCTCTCCCATTCTCCTGGAGCTGAATG ATGAGACCAGTAATCAGAGCTCCCTGTCAGATGCCTACCAGGTAAAAGTGGACAGCAGTACAAACTCGAGCCCCAGCCCCGAGCAAAGTGAGCCGGTCAGCCCAGCACTTCTGTCTGATTTTAAAGCAGATGACTCTCAGCCTCCCATGCTTGGGCAGGAAAGCATGGAAG AACCTTCCCTTCCTTCCTCAGAAGTAGGAGATGACCCCCCAATGCTCACAAAGGAGGAGCTGGTTCCCTTGCAGCCTCAG GTcgtggaagaggaggatgatgAATATTCAGGGGCACCACCACTGAAGAGGGTTTGCACTGGACAGAATGCGGTGACCCAACCAGTAACTGAGAGCTAA
- the LOC137344854 gene encoding B-cell CLL/lymphoma 7 protein family member B-like isoform X2, which translates to MSGRSVRAETRSRAKDDIKKVMAAIEKVRKWEKKWVTVGDTSLRIFKWVPVTDPKQDIRAPRMAQLDKSKSKNSLESKGTKGDKGFPLLPVSDNSSSPILLELNDETSNQSSLSDAYQVKVDSSTNSSPSPEQSEPVSPALLSDFKADDSQPPMLGQESMEEVGDDPPMLTKEELVPLQPQVVEEEDDEYSGAPPLKRVCTGQNAVTQPVTES; encoded by the exons ATGTCGGGCCGGTCGGTTAGGGCGGAGACACGCAGCCGAGCCAAAGATGACATCAAAAAGGTTATGGCAGCTATCGAGAAGGTCCGAAAATG GGAGAAGAAGTGGGTGACGGTGGGCGACACATCACTGCGGATATTTAAATGGGTGCCAGTGACTGACCCCAAACAG GACATCCGAGCTCCCcgaatggctcagttg GACAAATCAAAATCGAAGAACAGTCTTGAATCAAAAGGTACAAAGGGAGACAAAGGCTTCCCACTGCTGCCTGTGTCTGACAACAGCTCCTCTCCCATTCTCCTGGAGCTGAATG ATGAGACCAGTAATCAGAGCTCCCTGTCAGATGCCTACCAGGTAAAAGTGGACAGCAGTACAAACTCGAGCCCCAGCCCCGAGCAAAGTGAGCCGGTCAGCCCAGCACTTCTGTCTGATTTTAAAGCAGATGACTCTCAGCCTCCCATGCTTGGGCAGGAAAGCATGGAAG AAGTAGGAGATGACCCCCCAATGCTCACAAAGGAGGAGCTGGTTCCCTTGCAGCCTCAG GTcgtggaagaggaggatgatgAATATTCAGGGGCACCACCACTGAAGAGGGTTTGCACTGGACAGAATGCGGTGACCCAACCAGTAACTGAGAGCTAA
- the LOC137344855 gene encoding uncharacterized protein isoform X1 has product MALAFAGRCLRTHQGRDTGDWARKVIVGGGLRHDWYPGNNLGPVEAEVRQEPGGRLETNCQQERAGTRGGGSGSAPPPPLPVAVELSAQGGAIADPWQAPFTPRDNPRWGSALIGGRAVQRLSQALAVLHLYCTQQVSVNVPLGKGYPSVKPSETVGSTKFPSNGDSFFGARALGDNNAYIAKGFANHGSCRSYHSLFSQRMNDKCQHGLWSFRTFKRLILTNACASPQDGNGYWHHHYSVIKALHQCRMYGHFKDGKRYSNGSNAVPLPRGSNTVYYDILKIPPNATQSQIKSAYYKQSLIYHPDKNAGSEEAALRFTQINEAYSVLGSVILRKKYDRGILTAGDLHMGKRPLEKAQGSTPRQSQAKSSPDKFDSGKLKFNFDEFYKAHYREQLEKEQILRERKLQVRKSKETLAGKWHLNKLVEAAVTVMLIAGFLLLFNIENK; this is encoded by the coding sequence ATGGCGCTGGCGTTTGCCGGTCGATGTCTGAGGACACACCAGGGCCGGGATACGGGGGACTGGGCAAGGAAAGTCATCGTTGGTGGCGGCCTCAGACACGACTGGTATCCGGGGAATAACCTAGGCCCCGTGGAAGCTGAAGTTCGGCAGGAGCCGGGCGGCCGTTTGGAAACCAACTGCCAGCAGGAGCGAGCGGGGACGCGCGGGGGCGGGAGCGGGagcgcgcctcctcctcctctccctgtggCAGTGGAGCTGAGCGCCCAAGGAGGAGCAATTGCTGACCCGTGGCAGGCGCCATTTACCCCCCGAGACAACCCCAGGTGGGGGTCAGCATTGATTGGGGGCCGGGCAGTGCAACGCCTCTCACAGGCCCTTGCTGTGCTGCACTTATACTGCACCCAGCAAGTATCTGTAAATGTTCCACTTGGCAAAGGATACCCATCGGTGAAGCCCAGCGAGACGGTTGGGAGCACGAAATTTCCATCAAATGGTGACAGCTTCTTTGGGGCTAGGGCGCTCGGTGACAATAACGCATACATCGCCAAAGGTTTTGCCAACCATGGGAGTTGCAGGTCCTATCACTCTTTGTTCTCTCAGAGGATGAATGACAAATGCCAACATGGGCTTTGGAGCTTCAGGACTTTTAAACGGTTAATCCTCACAAATGCCTGTGCATCACCCCAGGATGGTAACGGATACTGGCATCACCACTATTCTGTCATCAAAGCACTGCATCAGTGCAGAATGTATGGCCACTTTAAAGATGGCAAGAGGTATTCCAATGGGAGTAATGCTGTCCCACTTCCACGAGGGAGCAATACGGTGTACTATGATATTTTGAAAATCCCTCCCAATGCCACCCAGAGTCAGATCAAATCCGCTTACTATAAGCAATCGCTTATTTACCATCCGGACAAAAATGCAGGCagtgaggaggcagcattgaggtTCACCCAGATCAACGAGGCATATTCCGTGCTGGGCAGTGTGATTCTGAGGAAGAAGTATGACCGAGGGATTCTGACGGCAGGAGATTTGCATATGGGGAAAAGGCCTTTGGAAAAAGCCCAAGGCTCAACGCCAAGACAATCGCAGGCCAAGAGCTCACCAGATAAATTCGACTCTGGGAAATTGAAGTTCAATTTTGATGAGTTCTACAAGGCTCACTACAGGGAGcaactggagaaggagcagatcctGCGCGAGAGAAAGTTGCAGGTTCGCAAAAGCAAGGAAACTCTGGCAGGAAAATGGCATCTTAACAAGCTGGTGGAGGCGGCAGTGACTGTCATGCTTATTGCAGGGTTTCTCCTGTTGTTCAACATCGAAAACAAATAA
- the LOC137344855 gene encoding uncharacterized protein isoform X2, with protein sequence MALAFAGRCLRTHQGRDTGDWARKVIVGGGLRHDWYPGNNLGPVEAEVRQEPGGRLETNCQQERAGTRGGGSGSAPPPPLPVAVELSAQGGAIADPWQAPFTPRDNPRWGSALIGGRAVQRLSQALAVLHLYCTQQVSVNVPLGKGYPSVKPSETVGSTKFPSNGDSFFGARALGDNNAYIAKGFANHGSCRSYHSLFSQRMNDKCQHGLWSFRTFKRLILTNACASPQDGNGYWHHHYSVIKALHQCRMYGHFKDGKRYSNGSNAVPLPRGSNTVYYDILKIPPNATQSQIKSAYYKQSLIYHPDKNAGSEEAALRFTQINEAYSVLGSVILRKKYDRGILTAGDLHMGKRPLEKAQGSTPRQSQAKSSPDKFDSGKLKFNFDEFYKAHYREQLEKEQILRERKLQAWWFENGYP encoded by the coding sequence ATGGCGCTGGCGTTTGCCGGTCGATGTCTGAGGACACACCAGGGCCGGGATACGGGGGACTGGGCAAGGAAAGTCATCGTTGGTGGCGGCCTCAGACACGACTGGTATCCGGGGAATAACCTAGGCCCCGTGGAAGCTGAAGTTCGGCAGGAGCCGGGCGGCCGTTTGGAAACCAACTGCCAGCAGGAGCGAGCGGGGACGCGCGGGGGCGGGAGCGGGagcgcgcctcctcctcctctccctgtggCAGTGGAGCTGAGCGCCCAAGGAGGAGCAATTGCTGACCCGTGGCAGGCGCCATTTACCCCCCGAGACAACCCCAGGTGGGGGTCAGCATTGATTGGGGGCCGGGCAGTGCAACGCCTCTCACAGGCCCTTGCTGTGCTGCACTTATACTGCACCCAGCAAGTATCTGTAAATGTTCCACTTGGCAAAGGATACCCATCGGTGAAGCCCAGCGAGACGGTTGGGAGCACGAAATTTCCATCAAATGGTGACAGCTTCTTTGGGGCTAGGGCGCTCGGTGACAATAACGCATACATCGCCAAAGGTTTTGCCAACCATGGGAGTTGCAGGTCCTATCACTCTTTGTTCTCTCAGAGGATGAATGACAAATGCCAACATGGGCTTTGGAGCTTCAGGACTTTTAAACGGTTAATCCTCACAAATGCCTGTGCATCACCCCAGGATGGTAACGGATACTGGCATCACCACTATTCTGTCATCAAAGCACTGCATCAGTGCAGAATGTATGGCCACTTTAAAGATGGCAAGAGGTATTCCAATGGGAGTAATGCTGTCCCACTTCCACGAGGGAGCAATACGGTGTACTATGATATTTTGAAAATCCCTCCCAATGCCACCCAGAGTCAGATCAAATCCGCTTACTATAAGCAATCGCTTATTTACCATCCGGACAAAAATGCAGGCagtgaggaggcagcattgaggtTCACCCAGATCAACGAGGCATATTCCGTGCTGGGCAGTGTGATTCTGAGGAAGAAGTATGACCGAGGGATTCTGACGGCAGGAGATTTGCATATGGGGAAAAGGCCTTTGGAAAAAGCCCAAGGCTCAACGCCAAGACAATCGCAGGCCAAGAGCTCACCAGATAAATTCGACTCTGGGAAATTGAAGTTCAATTTTGATGAGTTCTACAAGGCTCACTACAGGGAGcaactggagaaggagcagatcctGCGCGAGAGAAAGTTGCAG